The Leishmania donovani BPK282A1 complete genome, chromosome 23 DNA segment CTGCTACTCCACCGCACCACACCCCACTCCCTAATCTCTATATGGCTGCCTATCTTTCCTGCAAACCCtcgaacacacacatacgctgCGTATCACGCTTGAGCTCGTGCACATGAATGGATTTTTTGCGTCTCCCTCGATTTTCCGCGCATCCGCTCAGCCGTGACACCCGTCTCACCACCCACCTTCTACCGCTGACCACACTTGCACGTACAAGCACCGTCGTCTGGCCCCCCATCCCCTTCTTCTGGTGCGCTtgaaagagggaagaaaagTGCGGCCACAGGCGGTAGAAGCACAGAGGAAAGCTCATCCCTCTTCATCGAacttcctcctcttgccTACCCCTCGTCCCGCCCTCTCAGCCGTGCGACACCAGCTCCCGGCGCCATCACACTCGCCCTCCGGAGTTATTAGTCTCGTCTTGCTACTTCTCATCCTGTTATTCTCGTTGCCTCATTCCTCATTGCcgttgtttgtgtgtgtgtgcgcgcgcgccccgAGTGGCtgacctcctccaccgctgcaTTGCCTGtcttgtgtgtctgtgggcgtgcgtgtgctgccgtTGGAGCGACTTGGCGagccctgccgccgccccccccccagcctCACAAAGAAAGAGGCACAATGCTCAACGAGGTGCACGTGAACGCAGACCCGAACACCATCTCCACCTTGGATGAGCCGGTGCTtcagacgctgctgcgcgatgccAAGGCGATCGGCCGCAAGCTCGTTGTGGTTGTGTGCCCCCCTCTCGGAGCTGATAAGGAGCTTCACGATTGGGATCTCTGGGGGCCGCTGTTCCTGTGTCTCATTCTGGCCTCCATCCTCACCATCAACGCCAGCGATGACCagggcgccgccgtcttctctGCGGTCTTCATCTTTGTGTGGCTTGGCGGTCTTGTCGTCACCGTCAATGCCAAGCTCCTCGGCAGCAAGATCATGTTCTTTCAAACGTACTGCGCCATCGGCTACTGCTTGGCGCCCATCTGTCTCGGCGCTCTCTTGTGCTGCGTCCTTCCGTGGTTTTTATTGAACCTCTTGCTGTGCTTCATTGCGTGGGCATGGGCTTGTTGGGCAGCCCTGCGCTTTTTCCGAAACACAGTGAGCGCCGACCGTGAGGTGCTGGTTGTGTACCCCGTCGGGCTCTTCTACATCTTCTTCACCTGGATGGTTCTGGTTGGTATTTAGAACTAGTCCGCGATATTTCGTTTGGCGGTGTGGTGACCGTGCTTCACACACAAGCCCACCACAAGCAGCACGTCAGAGACCACAAGGTCCATGATGACGTCAAAAACCTTCACgtatggggggaggggccgaGGGGAGGCAGCCAGGCACGTGTAAGTGCTGGGTGCACAGAAaggcaggcacacacacacacacacattgcGGTCCCTGTGCAACTGCCGCCATTTCCTTCCGTTTCTCACTTCCTCGTTCGTATCGCGTTTGCTTTCCTACGTGTGGGTGCGCCGGTTGGCGCGCCTTCTGTGCCAAGGCGTGCGCCCGCCGACgagagtgcgtgtgcgtgtgctctctCCTATCGCTCTGCCgtcctttgtttttttttgtgctcgtgtctctctctctgtgtaaTCCCTGATGACGTAGGACACCTCAGTGCGTCGTTTCGCAGGGTCCCGCTCACCCACTCGCTGAGGGAGGGTGCCGTGGTGCCCCCGCCATCCCTACCCATGCCGGCCCGCCTCTGGTGGTCAGAAGGTCGAGTGCCTATGACGGAGGGAGGTCAGTGGGattcatcgctgctgatgttggTGGTGCttcggagcgacctgcgacagcgaccACACGCTTGGGCCATCCgtgtgatgggcgaagtgtccgcgtgactcgagcgtattCCACTCCCGGCCCGCACACTGCCTGCTGATGGTGAGGAGACTACGCCAACGCTGAAGATGCACagggtggcgaccggcatgatggaNNNNNNNNNNNNNNNNNNNNNNNNNNNNNNNNNNNNNNNNNNNNNNNNNNNNNNNNNNNNNNNNNNNNNNNNNNNNNNNNNNNNNNNNNNNCCGGCGTGCCtacggctgcctcgctccAGGCGATGCGGGGTCTGTGGCGTGCCAGGAATGGAGAATCGCTTGAGTTGACGTTTTGTGGCAGAATGCTCACGTGGAAAAGTAAAGTTTgttgcagcggctgccgttgTGCTGTCGATTTCACCGCCCCCAACTCTCCTTTCCTGGGCGTGTCTCTCGTACTTCCGTGCGGGAACGAATCGTGTGCTTCTCTGTATGCGCCGTTGCCCTGCCCACCCTCCCTGCTTCAGGATGGAAGGGGCATGCAGTTGAGTGATGCGGCCTCTTATTGCTCttgcttctccgccttctctcctctccgcgcCGCATGCGAAGCCTGTTGTCCGCGTAGTTGCGTACGTGTGTATCTGCGCGCGTTGACTCGTGTCCTCTTCGCACCTCCTTCTGCTGGTTTGCCGCTCTCACCCGTAAGCGTGAATCAGTCTTCACGAGGCGCTTAGagtttcttttctttcgtggaggtggtggtcgCCAAGTGTGTGAGCTGATCGGTGCgcgaggcgtgcgtgtgccgagTGCATCCTGTCCCCGACCCCCGCCTCTGGCTCCTCCGGTGCTACGCCTGAGTCTTCCCTGGCCCAGCCAGCACGGTGCCCGTCGTTGAAAGAGTGTGCCAAGACACACCTCGCCCCCTCGGTTTGTGCGCGGTCTGTCACACTGGTGCTGTTCGACCGCTGTTGTGCGGCTCGTAGGACAGGGTTGTGCGAACTACGCCTCCCTCGTTCTCTTCGCATAGGAAAGACATTGTAGACATCGGTGCATACATTGGGGGGGGGCATCCACAGCGCGCAGGGCATGGCGACACCAGACTTTGTACGTTTATCACCGACTGACGAGTCCAGCGAGCTCATAATCCATGCTCCCTCGCAGCGGTGCCACACCCGATGTGGCGCAGAAAACGGTCATACCACCAGCATCATTACTGATttggaggcggtggacgatgttgcgcaggtgcgctgccagcagcaggcgcagcgcgagtttgcggagcagctggacgAGCTGTGGGGCAGCGAGCCCACCTACACGCCGACGGTAGAGGACCAAGCGAgctggctgcagcagctgcactaCGGATGGATCGGGGACTACATCTACAAGGCTGCGACGGGGAGCATTACCGAGGCGGacctgccaccgccgtcgcggagCACACGGACCTACCACACGGGGCGCAAGCTGTCGCGGCAGGCGCATGCCGACATCGACGCAAGCCGGCGGTGGGACGGGTATGTCGGGTGCGAGGTCATGtacgaggcggaggcggaaaccagcggcgcgctgcgGTGGGTCGGGTATTTGCAGCAGTCGGACTACCCGCGATCGCTGGTAGCTGGGGTGGAGTGgcgtgtgccgccgcggtACCGGCGGCAGGCCACGccgggcagcgcggcggggCTTCACAACGGCGTCGTGCACGGTGAGCGGCTGTTTCGGCCATACGAAGACAACTATCTCTGCTCGTGCGAACCGGTTGAACGGCTTTACCTAAGCTCGACGTGCAGTCTGATGCGTCccgggccgccgccgtcgccggaTCTCCTGTTTACACTGTTCAAGGCGCACTCGTACCACGTGTGGGCGCAGATCCTGCCGAAGCTGCTGGCAGACGTTACcgcgctgatgctgccggTGTTGTTGGAGTACTTTGTGAAGTATTTGGACGCCGACAACGCGACGTGGGGCTGGGGTCTGGGACTTGTGCTGACACTCTTCCTCACGAACGTGATCcagagctgcgcagcgcacaAGTACGACCACATCAGCatccgcagcgcggcgctgtTTGAGACGtcgtcgatggcgctgctgttcgaGAAGTGCTTCACAGTTTCGCAGcggtcgctgcagcgcccaGACATGTCCGTGGGTCGCATCATGAACATGGTCGGGAATGACGTTGATAACATCGGTAGTCTCAACTGGTACGTGATGTATTTTTGGAGCGCCCCGCTGCAACTGACACTGtgcatgctgctgctgataaGGCTGGTCGGGTGGTTCGCGCTGCCCGGCATGGCCGTCTTGTTGGTGACGCTCCCGTTACAAGGTGCCATTTCTAAGCATGTTCAGGAGGTGTCTGAGCGAATGGCGAGCGTGGTGGACCTGCGTATCAAGCGCACGAGCGAGCTGCTCTCCGGTGCCCGAATCGTGAAATTCATGGGGTGGGAACCTGTCTTCCTCGCCCGGATCGAAGACGCGCGCAGTCGCGAGCTGCAGTGTCTGCGCGATGTGCATCTCGCCAATGTCATCTTCATGTTCGTGAACGACGCGACGCCGACGTTGGTCGTCGCTGTAGTCTTTATCTTGTACCATGCGAGTGGGCAGGCGCTGAGACCGGAGATTGTGTTTCCGACGATTGCACTGCTAAACACGATGCGCGTGTCGTTCTTTATGATCCCGCTTATCGTCTCCGCCATCCTGCAGTGTTTGGTGTCCACAAAGCGGGTCACCACTTTTGTGGAGTGCCCTGACACGCGCTCACAGGTGCGGGACATTGCTGGCATCGACGCAGCTGGTGCCGCGGCCATCTTCAAGGATGTGTCCATCCACACCTATCTGCCGGCGAAACTGCCCCAGTGCAAGTCGCGCTTGACGACCATGCAGCGCATTACGCTGTGGTTCCGCCGGCGCGGTGTGCCGGAGGCGGAGTGGTACGATCTGGACGGCCCGGATGCGGGTGCGTCTTCGCCGACGGTGCACCTTCCAACGCTCGACATGGGCAGCGCACAGACTGCCAGTGCGGatggtgacggcgctgccactgGCGGcggggacgaggagggggacgTGGAAGAGAGAGTCGCACAGTACTACCAACTTGTGccgaaggagctgctgcggaaCGTCAACCTCGTTATCCCTCAGTTCAAGTTGACGATGGTGATTGGCGCGACCGGGAGCGGGaagtcgacgctgctgggcTCTCTGATGGGCGAGTACGACGTGCAGAGTGGCGAGGTGTGGGCGGAGCGGAGCATCGCGTacgtgccgcagcaggcgtGGATCATGAACGCGACGGTGCGCGACAACATCCTGTTCTtcgacgaggagcgcgccgcAGACTTGCAGGACGTAATCCGTTGCTGCCAGCTGGAGGCGGACCTTGCGCAGCTTGGCGGGGGGCTGGAGACGGAGATCGGGGAAATGGGCGTGAACCTGAGCGGCGGGCAGAAGGCGCGCGTGAGCCTTGCGCGCGCCGTGTACGCGAACCGCGACGTGTACCTGCTGGACGACCCCCTGTCCGCGCTGGACGCGCACGTTGGCCAACGCGTCGTGCAAGACGTCATCCGCGGACGACTGCACGGCAAGACGCGCGTGCTTGCGACGCACCAGATTcatctgctgccgctcgcggACTACATTGTGGTGTTGCAGCGCGGCCGCATCGCATTCGCGGGCGATTACGCTGCCTTTGCGGCGACTTCGCtggaggagacgctgcgcgGTGAGCTAAAGGAGAACAAGGACGCGGAGTCtcgcggcagcgatgcggaCGCGGAAGCGGCCAGAGCGGAGACGGCACCTGACATTGCGGAAGCGCATGAGCCGAAAGTTGAGCAGGAGACGAGCCTTGCAGGAGGCGAAGACCCCTTGAGGTCCGATGTCGAGGCCGGTAGGCTGATGACcagggaggagaaggcaacCGGTCAGGTACCGTGGTCAACCTACGTGGCGTATCTGAGGTCGTGTGGCGGTCTGGCTGCTTGGGGATTCCTGCTAGCCACCTTTGCGGTGACAGAGAGCGTGACTGCGGCCAACGGCGTGTGGTTGTCGATATGGTCAACAGGCTCGCTTAGGTGTAGCGCGGCCACGTACCTGTACGTCTATCTTTTCATTGTTTTCCTCAACATCTTTAACTCCCCGCTGCGGTGTTTCTTATGCTATTACCTTATGCGAATGGGTAGCCGCAACTTGCATCGCGACCTCCTGGAGTCCATCGGCGTTGCGCGGATGTCCTTCTTCGACACGACGCCCTTGGGACGCGTGCTGAACCGGTTCACAAAGGACATGGGCATCCTTGATAACACGCTGAACGACAGCTACCTTTACCTGCTGCAGTACTTCTTTTCCATGTGCTCCAAGGTTATTATTCTGTCGGCCGCGCAGCCGTTTGTGCTTGTGGC contains these protein-coding regions:
- a CDS encoding terbinafine resistance locus protein (yip1); amino-acid sequence: MLNEVHVNADPNTISTLDEPVLQTLLRDAKAIGRKLVVVVCPPLGADKELHDWDLWGPLFLCLILASILTINASDDQGAAVFSAVFIFVWLGGLVVTVNAKLLGSKIMFFQTYCAIGYCLAPICLGALLCCVLPWFLLNLLLCFIAWAWACWAALRFFRNTVSADREVLVVYPVGLFYIFFTWMVLVGI
- a CDS encoding ABC-thiol transporter, giving the protein MATPDFVRLSPTDESSELIIHAPSQRCHTRCGAENGHTTSIITDLEAVDDVAQVRCQQQAQREFAEQLDELWGSEPTYTPTVEDQASWLQQLHYGWIGDYIYKAATGSITEADLPPPSRSTRTYHTGRKLSRQAHADIDASRRWDGYVGCEVMYEAEAETSGALRWVGYLQQSDYPRSLVAGVEWRVPPRYRRQATPGSAAGLHNGVVHGERLFRPYEDNYLCSCEPVERLYLSSTCSLMRPGPPPSPDLLFTLFKAHSYHVWAQILPKLLADVTALMLPVLLEYFVKYLDADNATWGWGLGLVLTLFLTNVIQSCAAHKYDHISIRSAALFETSSMALLFEKCFTVSQRSLQRPDMSVGRIMNMVGNDVDNIGSLNWYVMYFWSAPLQLTLCMLLLIRLVGWFALPGMAVLLVTLPLQGAISKHVQEVSERMASVVDLRIKRTSELLSGARIVKFMGWEPVFLARIEDARSRELQCLRDVHLANVIFMFVNDATPTLVVAVVFILYHASGQALRPEIVFPTIALLNTMRVSFFMIPLIVSAILQCLVSTKRVTTFVECPDTRSQVRDIAGIDAAGAAAIFKDVSIHTYLPAKLPQCKSRLTTMQRITLWFRRRGVPEAEWYDLDGPDAGASSPTVHLPTLDMGSAQTASADGDGAATGGGDEEGDVEERVAQYYQLVPKELLRNVNLVIPQFKLTMVIGATGSGKSTLLGSLMGEYDVQSGEVWAERSIAYVPQQAWIMNATVRDNILFFDEERAADLQDVIRCCQLEADLAQLGGGLETEIGEMGVNLSGGQKARVSLARAVYANRDVYLLDDPLSALDAHVGQRVVQDVIRGRLHGKTRVLATHQIHLLPLADYIVVLQRGRIAFAGDYAAFAATSLEETLRGELKENKDAESRGSDADAEAARAETAPDIAEAHEPKVEQETSLAGGEDPLRSDVEAGRLMTREEKATGQVPWSTYVAYLRSCGGLAAWGFLLATFAVTESVTAANGVWLSIWSTGSLRCSAATYLYVYLFIVFLNIFNSPLRCFLCYYLMRMGSRNLHRDLLESIGVARMSFFDTTPLGRVLNRFTKDMGILDNTLNDSYLYLLQYFFSMCSKVIILSAAQPFVLVAIVPCVFIYYKLMQIYSASNRETRRIKSIAHSPVFTLLEESLQGQRTIATYGKMHLVLQEALRRLDVVYSALYMQNVSNRWLGVRLEFVSCVITFVVALIGVIGKMERASSQSIGLISLSLTMAITLTETLNWLVRQVATVEANMNSVERVMYYTHEVEHEYVPEMKELVAQLVGSESGTAAEVTGTVVIEPASPTSAAPHTVQAGSLVFEGVQMRYREGLPLVLRGVSFRIAPRE